The Oncorhynchus nerka isolate Pitt River linkage group LG11, Oner_Uvic_2.0, whole genome shotgun sequence genome includes the window GGCATGGAattagtttgacacccctggtttaGTGGGTGTTTTCTTTAGAGTCAATTACAACAGCCACAACATCGAAAAACGTGTAACTGTATGTATTTTTGTCAGGCATGACCATACAGCACTGAATGAGAGCAAATTTGTAGACCAACCCCCTTCAGTTAGGCATTATTCTGCATGTTTTGTGTTTACGGGGTGTGACACAATATCTATACATTTTACTACTTTTGCAGTAAAATTGTTTTTCACAACTATCCATTTCATAAATGGGAGACATTAAATATGTGAAAAAACATGGAGCCCTGAAACTGAAGCCCTTTTTGAGGATTGGCCACTAGTGTCAGTGTGAGTGTTTGAGGGTGATTGCATTTGAATGTTACATCAGCCAGTACAAGATGTAATCTATGCATAAATGAATAAAGGGTAATCTATGCATAAATTAATAAAGGGTATGTCAACCGAGTCTTTGCTTTGGTTATACAAACATTTTTGTATCAAATAACTGACACACTGAAATAAAATTattttctctttatttctctttATTTCATAAATTAGACAGGTACATCATAATCATAATCGTCATCAGGCACAGCTAACTGCTGATTGGCTACATTAGTCAGATGAAGGTTGGCGGTGGGATGTGATTGGCAGCATCGTGTCATAAGGTGGTCAGGCTTTTCTTCCCTTAGCAAGAAGTGAAGCCCTTCCAGTAGAAGTTCTTGCAGCCAGCTTTGCGCTCGCGGGGGGGAAGGTTGTCCACTGAGCGCTCCAGGTCCTCTTTGGCCTCAGCCGTGGACCCCTCACTTTTCTGGGCCTCCACCTCAGGCAAGGACAGTTCGGATAGAATGTCCTCCATCACTCGCTTACTCCACTCCTACATGcaagaaaaacacagacacacatactttGGGAgaatgtaaacacacacatatacacaccagCAGAAGCCCATATCAACAAAAGCAAACAGAAACCTACACgtcatacactcacacacaagcgACTGCGtgtgcatgcacatacacacacagacacacacaaatgtgATCACCACCACATTAAGGCAGTGTTAATTTCCATGTCTCATTATGTTCCCGATTCCAACCTGAGTTAAGCACGCGTATATGGAACTTAATTACATTTTCTAGGAGTATTCTGACCTTAAatttaagcatgagaatagcatgctaGTCACCTGCTATTCATTCGGAGTGGAGAGCTAAGAAATGAAAGTGTGGCGGAGGTGTGCCTACAGATAAGATAGAGCGAACCTGCCGGTTCCAAGTGGAAAAAGCATCTACTTACTTTCCGATAGAAATAACAGCATTCTCCATGCACTATAATTTATAAATAGATAAGAGGTATTGATAAGAGCAAGGTAAATTAATAATCGGTCTGGCGAAGGGGATTGTAAATACACatagcaattgttttagatgattGTTCCTTATGATCCCAGGGGACGAATGTGAAACCAGCCATATGGAAGAAAAATGTAAATCATATCAACATGACATATATTGTggcctgtcatgccaaatagtgTCCCCCTCCTACATCACAATGGGATTCGATGAGTTCTAGCTTCTGTTGCCAGGGCTGTTGCTAGAATTTGCAACATTCTGACCGGATCACTTAATGAACCAAAGCATCCGTTGCTATGCTGGTTGTTTGACTCTATTTGACCTCATAGGAGGCTGCAGGCAGTTCTAGTTCTATTTCACCACATAAATGCTCTCAGTCCGCGCAAAATTATTACCTCAGAATTGCTCTCCAAGGACGGTGTTTTTGATGGTGACAACCTGCTGACTACCTGAGAACCCTTTCTTTACCATTAATTTGTCTTAAGTACATATTGTTAAATAGGAATAAATTATATAAGCTGTTTTTATAGATTGTCGTTGCTAGCtaacttacttacttacttacttacctcACCCTGCCTAGTCAGCTAGCCAGACAGTtttatttagctaacattagctagctactgtaactgtTATAGCAGCTTTCTGTTTGTATGTAGCTTGCACTTCAATGGCATCCCTCGAGgacattttattttatctttCCAACCAGGTGAAGTACTATGAAGACACCACTGATCTCGACAAGAGGCGCAACATTCAGAGAAATTCACAATTCAGGTTAACGTTAAGCAGTTAACTTCAATTAGATATCTGTACAAATTTAGCTATGTACAACCATTTtccatctaacgttagctagttgctAGCTATACATTtaggtcagtggaggctgctgaggggaggaaggctcatgataatgtctggaatggagtacatggaatgttatcaaacatgtggtttctatgtggttgataccattcaattgactccattccagcccatattatgagccgtcctcccctcagcagcctccagttATATGTCTGTCATATTGAGGTGTCTAGCTATAAGTTAAACCTGATCAATCAAATGGACAGGTGTAAACTAGGTGTCTTCGATAGACAGACACAGGGGGGTCTGTCTATCGAAGACATTGTATATACAATTATTGCAAATACTGTATAGTCTTTCAAATTTTTGATTgacttagtgttgttgtttgtccatTGCTATTTTTGTATAATGTACTTTCAGATCACTGAAACCCCACCTGATGTGGTGGAAGTTGTCAAACCAGATCAGAACGCCTTCGAGTACTACCTTCAGGCACGGACTGAGAAGGATGTGAAGGTTTTTGACCAGGTAAAATTGCCTGTTGTTCATTTATTTTATAACACTGCGCTAATCCATCAAATTGTCTCACAGTAAAGTGTAACCTGTGTGTTTGCTTCTTtacgtctctgtctcctaccct containing:
- the LOC115137188 gene encoding somatostatin-2-like, yielding MRFSQIHCALALLGLALAICSQGAASQPDLDLRSRRLLQRARAASIATQEWSKRVMEDILSELSLPEVEAQKSEGSTAEAKEDLERSVDNLPPRERKAGCKNFYWKGFTSC